The Rathayibacter caricis DSM 15933 genomic sequence TGACCACGACCGACGACACCGTCGTCCAGCTGTCCAACGGGCTCAGCTGCTCCGTCCCGACCAACTCGCCGCTGGCGAAGATGCTGCGCTCGCAGCGCACCTGGGTCGGCCCGGATGCGAAGCAGCGCCTCGACATCCTCCGTCGCGCGAAGACGGTCGCGATCGTGGGCGCCTCGCCGAACCCGGCGCGCTCGTCGTACTTCGTCTCGACCTACCTGCAGCAGTCGAGCGACTACGAGCTGTTCTTCGTGAACCCCAACGCCACCGAGATCCTCGGGCAGCCGGTCTACAAGAGCCTCGCCGACCTGCCCGTCGTGCCCGACATCGTCGACGTCTTCCGCAAGGCGAGCGACATCCCCTCCGTGATCGACGACGTGGTCGCGATCGGCGCGCCGACCGTCTGGGTGCAGCTCGGCATCTGGAACCAGGAGGCGGCCGAGTACGGCGAGTCGAAGGGCCTGACGGTGGTCATGGACCGCTGCATCAAGGTCGAGCACGCCCGCTTCCACGGCGGACTGCACCTGCTCGGCTTCGACACCGGCCAGATCACCGCGCGCAAGACGATCCGCTGACACTCGACGGGCCGGCTGGGGAGTCCCCGGCCGGCCCGTCGAGCGTCAGTTGCGCTCTGCGTCTCAGTCGCGCTCTGCGTCTCAGTCGCCCTTGACGTTCACCAGCTGGCGCAGCGTGTGCCGCACCTCGACGAGGTCGGCTGCGTCGGCCATCACCCGGTCGATCGGCTTGTAGGCCGCCGGGATCTCGTCGAGGAACGCGTCCGTGTCGCGGTACTCGATCCCCGTCATGGCCTCGCGCAGCTGGTCGTGCGTGAAGGTCCGGCGCGCCGCCGCCCGCGAGTACTCGCGGCCGGCTCCGTGCGGGGACGAGTCGAGCGACATCGCGTTCCCCCGACCGACCACCACGTACGACGCGGTGCCCATCGAGCCGGGGATGAGCCCCGGACGCCCGGCGTCGGCCTGGATCGCGCCCTTCCGGCTCACCCAGACGTCGCGGCCGAAGTGGCGCTCCTGCTCGGTGAAGTTGTGGTGGCAGTTGATCCGCTCCACCTCCTCGACCGGCGCGCCGATCCACTCGGAGAGCTGCCGGACGACCCGGTCCATCATCTCCTCGCGGTTCAGCAGCGCGTACGTCTGCGCCCAGCGGAGCTCGGCGATGTATCGGTCGAACTCCGCCGTGCCCTCCACGAGGTAGGCGAGGTCGGGGTCGGGCAGCGTGATCCAGTGGCGCGCGCAGTAGTCGCGGGCGATCCGGATGTGCTCGCCGGCGATCCGGTTGCCTACACCGCGGGAGCCGGAGTGCAGGAACAGCCAGACGGCTCCGGTCTCGTCGCTGCTGACCTCGATGAAGTGGTTGCCGCTGCCGAGCGTGCCCAGCTGCAGCCTCCAGTGCTTCGAGTAGCGCGCCGGGTCGAAGCCCGCCGCCTCGGCGAGCGCGGCGAGCTCCGCGACGCGCGGCTCGGCGGTCGCCACCACCTTGCGGTTCGCGGCGCCCGCCGAGAGCGGCACGGCGCGCTCGATCTGCTCGCGGAGTGCCGCGAGGTCGCGGCCGGTCAGGTCGTCGCGCGTGAACCCGGTGCGCACGGCGATCATGCCGCAGCCGATGTCGACTCCGACGGCCGCGGGGATGATCGCGCCGAGGGTCGGGATGACCGACCCCACGGTCGCGCCGCGCCCGAGGTGCGCGTCGGGCATGAGCGCCAGGTGCGGGAACACGAACGGCATCCGCGAGGCGGTGAGCGCCTGCTCCCGTGCGTTGTCGTCGAGGATGCTCGCCCAGGAGACGAGGCGGTCGGTGATCTTCTGCATGGTGCTGGTCTTCTGCATGGTCCTTCCTCTCGTGAAGGCCCGGCGGTCGCCGGGAATAGGGGGAGACGCGTTCGGGACGGCGGGATGCCGCGAGCCGTGCACGCGCCGCCTCCTCTGCAGAGGAGTACGGGAGCGGTGGGGCCCCGAACCGGTGTCGTCCGGGGCCTGGGCAGCTGCCTAGGAGAGCCGGAGGACGCCGGGCTGGAGGTTCTTCGCGCAGAGGCGCTCGCCCGAGAGGGGCAGCGCATGTTCGCGGGACGCGACCGTCCGGTCGGCGACGAGCAGTCTCGTGGTCATGCGACTGCTCCTTCCAGGCGTCGGGGGTGCGCGCTCCGGTGGCGCGCTCGGCGACCGTAGCAGCGCGGGCGAGACCTGTGCAACCCGGGCGTGTCGCGCTGTCCGCGGGCAGGAGGAGGGTCCTCCTCCGCGTCGGCGCGCCGCCTCCCCCGCGCGACGGATTCGCCTCCGCATCGCGTGGACGGTCTCTGGACGGCCCCTCCGATCCCCCGCGCGGCGGCGAGGAGGCGAGTAGGCAGGAGGTGCACGGGAGAACGGACTCTCCGGGATCGGACAACGATCGAGCCGCTCGCGGCCTCGAGGAACTGGACGGACGATGAGGAACACGACCTTCACACCCAGCACCACCGGATCGGCGGCGAGCGCAGCGTCGCGGCCGAGGCCTCCGCACCGCGGCAGGCGCCTCCTGATCGCCGGCGTCGCCTGCGGCGCTCTGGCACTCGGGCCGATCGCCGTCGCCGCCCCGGCGGCGGCCACCAGTGCGGCGCAGGTCGCGGCCGCCGCGTGGAGCGTCGTGGCCGAGGGCGAGAACAGCGCCAACGCGCGGACGGTGCAGCACCTGCTCACCGCGGCCGGGCACCCGGTCGACGCCGACGGCGTCTTCGGCCCCGCGACGGCCGAGGCGGTGCGGGTGTTCCAGAGCGAGCGCGGCCTCTCGTCCGACGGGATCGTGGGCGAGCAGACCTGGTCCGCGCTGATCACGACGCTCTCCTCCGGTGACAGCGGCGAGGCCGTCACCGCACTGCAGGTGCAGCTGAACAAGACCGGTGCCGGGCTCACCGTCGACGGCTCGTTCGGGCCGGCGACCGCCTCGGCGGTGGAGGCCTTCCAGTCGGAGGCCGGGCTCTCGGTCGACGGCGTCGCCGGTCCGCAGACCTGGCAGTCGCTCGTCGGCTCGGGCTCGGGCACGACCCCCGATCCGGGTCAGCCCGGCGAGACGTTCGCGTCCCTCAGCGAGGAGCAGCTCGCGAACGTGCGCACGATCATCGCCGAGGGGAGGACCGCCGGCGTGCCCGAGTACGGCTGGGTCATCGCGATCGCGACGGCCATGCAGGAGTCGCGGCTGCGGAACCTCGAGGGCGGCGACCGCGACTCGGTCGGCCTCTTCCAGCAGCGGCCGTCGACCGGCTGGGGCGACGCGGCCGACCTCGTCGACCCGGTGTTCGCCTCGCGGGCCTTCTACGGAGCCGCGAACAGCCCGACCGAGAACAAGGGGCTCACCGACGTGCCGGGCTGGGAGTCGATGAGCGTGACCGAGGCGGCGCAGACGGTGCAGGTCTCGGCCTACCCGGACGCCTACGCGCAGTGGGAGACCCTGGCCCGCGAGGCCGTCGAGAGCGAGGGATGAGGATCATGAGCATCACGACCGAGACCACCACCACCCCGATCGTGCAGGAGCGGCCGCGGAGCCTCCGCGCCCGCGCCGTGGCCGTCCTCACCGCCCTGCTCCTCGCCGTCGGCGTCGTCGTCGGCGGCGCCACGAGCGCGCAGGCGGCCGACTGGCCGGTCCTCTCCTCCGGCTCCAGCGGCGAGGACGTGACCACCGCGCAGTACCTGCTGCGCGGCTCGGGTCAGTCGCTCGCCGTCGACGGGGAGTTCGGAGCGGGCACGGCGAGCGCCACCACCGCGTTCCAGTCGGCGAAGGGCCTGGCGGCCGACGGCGTCATCGGCGCGGAGACGTGGGGCGCACTGGCCACGACCGTCCGGAGCGGCGACTCCGGTGACGCCGTGAGCGCGGCGCAGACCCAGCTCAACGCGAACGGCGCCTCGATCGCGGTCGACGGGGCGTTCGGCTCCGGCACCGATGCGGCCGTGAAGAGCTTCCAGAGCGGCGCCGGACTGACCGCCGACGGCATCGTCGGACCGGCCACCTGGAAGGCGCTGATCGCCGGCGGAGGCACTACTCCCCCGCCGGGCACTGACGCGGCGGCGACCGCGCAGGCGATCCTCGACAACCCCGCGATCGAGCTCTACGACTCCTCGGACGACCCCGCCTCGACCGCTCTCGCGAACATCCGCGACACGGCGGCCGGCCGCCCGGCACTGACCAGCCCGTCCGCCGAGGGCGGCGGAGCCTCCACGACGCTCTCGCCGGCGATGCTCGACGGGATCCTCCGCCTGAACACCGAGTACGGGCACTCCTTCTCGGTCTCTTCGATCGCCGGAGAGGACCACAGCCCGACCTCGCTGCACTACGGCGGGACGGCGGTGGACATCCCGATCATCGACGGCGTCTTCGTGGCGAACGGTGCCGACTACCAGTCCGTCAAGGACGCGTGCGCCGCGATGGGCGCGACGGAGATCCTCGCCCCTGGGGACCCGGACCACGACGACCACGTGCACTGCGGCTGGGAGTGACGCCGGGCCCGATGGTTCCGACCATCGGCGAGTGACGGGGCGGGTGCCGATCGGCGCCCGCCCCGTCCGCGTGCTCCGGGCGTAGTCTCCCGTCATGAGCGCCTACGTCTCCGTTCTCGACCTGTTCAGCGTGGGGATCGGTCCGTCGAGCTCGCACACCGTCGGCCCGATGCGCGCCGCCCTCGCCCTCGCCGAGCGCCTGCGGTCGGCGGGACTCCTCCCCCGGGTGAGTCGGATCGGCTGCACCCTGTACGGGTCCCTCGGCTCCACCGGGATCGGCCACGGCACCCCCGACGCGGTGGTCGCGGGACTGGCGGGGCTCGACCCCGAGACCTGCGATCCCGAGGAGGTGCGCGGGGCCTGGCGCCGCCTCGACGTCGACGGGTCGATCCTCCTGGCGGGCGAGCAGCCGCTGCCGATGTCGAGCGACGACATCGCGTTCGAGCCGCGGACTCGCCTGCCCGAGCACCCCAATGCGCTCACGTTCAGCGTCTGGCTCGGCGAGGAGGCGCTGCCGGAGTGGGAGGAGACGTACTACTCGATCGGCGGCGGCTTCATCCGGCGCGCGGGAGAGCGGGCCGACCTGGCGGCGCTGGCGGCGCATCCGCACCCCTTCGTCTCGGGCTCGGACCTGCTGGCGATCTGCGAGCGGACCGGATCGGGCATCGCCGGGATCGCCGCGGCGAACGAGGCGGCGCTTCATCCGGACCTCGACGTCGACGCCCGGCTCGACGCGATCTGGGACGCCATGGCCGCCTGCGTCGAGCACGGGCTGGCCACCGAGGGCGTCCTCCCCGGCGGCCTCGCCGTGCAGCGCCGCGCGTCGCTGATGCGCGAGCGCCTCGAGGCGCTGGAGGAGGACCCGCTCGACCGCGCCCGGGCGACGTCCGTGGAGTGGCTGCACGCCTTCGCGCTGGCCGTCAACGAGGAGAACGCGGCGGGTGGGCGCGTGGTCACGGCACCGACCAACGGAGCGGCGGGCATCATCCCCGCCGTCGGCCACTACTACCTGCGCTTCGTGCCCGGGGCCGGGCGCGCGGGGCTGCGGGAGTTCCTCCTCACCGCCGCGGCGATCGGCTCGCTCTGCAAGACCAACGCCTCGATCTCGGGGGCGGAGGCGGGCTGCCAGGGCGAGGTCGGCTCGGCCTGCGCGATGGCGGCCGGCGCCCTCTGCGCCGTGCTGGGCGGCAGCCCCCGCCAGGTCGAGAACGCCGCCGAGATCGCGATGGA encodes the following:
- a CDS encoding CoA-binding protein, producing the protein MTTTDDTVVQLSNGLSCSVPTNSPLAKMLRSQRTWVGPDAKQRLDILRRAKTVAIVGASPNPARSSYFVSTYLQQSSDYELFFVNPNATEILGQPVYKSLADLPVVPDIVDVFRKASDIPSVIDDVVAIGAPTVWVQLGIWNQEAAEYGESKGLTVVMDRCIKVEHARFHGGLHLLGFDTGQITARKTIR
- a CDS encoding peptidoglycan-binding domain-containing protein, whose translation is MRNTTFTPSTTGSAASAASRPRPPHRGRRLLIAGVACGALALGPIAVAAPAAATSAAQVAAAAWSVVAEGENSANARTVQHLLTAAGHPVDADGVFGPATAEAVRVFQSERGLSSDGIVGEQTWSALITTLSSGDSGEAVTALQVQLNKTGAGLTVDGSFGPATASAVEAFQSEAGLSVDGVAGPQTWQSLVGSGSGTTPDPGQPGETFASLSEEQLANVRTIIAEGRTAGVPEYGWVIAIATAMQESRLRNLEGGDRDSVGLFQQRPSTGWGDAADLVDPVFASRAFYGAANSPTENKGLTDVPGWESMSVTEAAQTVQVSAYPDAYAQWETLAREAVESEG
- a CDS encoding L-serine ammonia-lyase → MSAYVSVLDLFSVGIGPSSSHTVGPMRAALALAERLRSAGLLPRVSRIGCTLYGSLGSTGIGHGTPDAVVAGLAGLDPETCDPEEVRGAWRRLDVDGSILLAGEQPLPMSSDDIAFEPRTRLPEHPNALTFSVWLGEEALPEWEETYYSIGGGFIRRAGERADLAALAAHPHPFVSGSDLLAICERTGSGIAGIAAANEAALHPDLDVDARLDAIWDAMAACVEHGLATEGVLPGGLAVQRRASLMRERLEALEEDPLDRARATSVEWLHAFALAVNEENAAGGRVVTAPTNGAAGIIPAVGHYYLRFVPGAGRAGLREFLLTAAAIGSLCKTNASISGAEAGCQGEVGSACAMAAGALCAVLGGSPRQVENAAEIAMEHHLGLTCDPVGGLVQIPCIERNAIAASTAVSAARLALHGDGTHRVSLDTVIETMRQTGIDMSSKYKETSEGGLAVNVIEC
- a CDS encoding RtcB family protein, which gives rise to MQKITDRLVSWASILDDNAREQALTASRMPFVFPHLALMPDAHLGRGATVGSVIPTLGAIIPAAVGVDIGCGMIAVRTGFTRDDLTGRDLAALREQIERAVPLSAGAANRKVVATAEPRVAELAALAEAAGFDPARYSKHWRLQLGTLGSGNHFIEVSSDETGAVWLFLHSGSRGVGNRIAGEHIRIARDYCARHWITLPDPDLAYLVEGTAEFDRYIAELRWAQTYALLNREEMMDRVVRQLSEWIGAPVEEVERINCHHNFTEQERHFGRDVWVSRKGAIQADAGRPGLIPGSMGTASYVVVGRGNAMSLDSSPHGAGREYSRAAARRTFTHDQLREAMTGIEYRDTDAFLDEIPAAYKPIDRVMADAADLVEVRHTLRQLVNVKGD
- a CDS encoding peptidoglycan-binding domain-containing protein — protein: MSITTETTTTPIVQERPRSLRARAVAVLTALLLAVGVVVGGATSAQAADWPVLSSGSSGEDVTTAQYLLRGSGQSLAVDGEFGAGTASATTAFQSAKGLAADGVIGAETWGALATTVRSGDSGDAVSAAQTQLNANGASIAVDGAFGSGTDAAVKSFQSGAGLTADGIVGPATWKALIAGGGTTPPPGTDAAATAQAILDNPAIELYDSSDDPASTALANIRDTAAGRPALTSPSAEGGGASTTLSPAMLDGILRLNTEYGHSFSVSSIAGEDHSPTSLHYGGTAVDIPIIDGVFVANGADYQSVKDACAAMGATEILAPGDPDHDDHVHCGWE